A DNA window from Mucilaginibacter xinganensis contains the following coding sequences:
- a CDS encoding ribonuclease H-like YkuK family protein, translated as MTWRKFSGEIINSPILEEVEKAIEREAALGNKLKVCIGTDSQVKGTVTDFATVIVFLREQRGGFMFIHQERTGQKMSIKERMLSEVQKSIDIAYKLCDLLDLYDVDLEVHADINTNPMFKSNQALHEAMGYILSMGFVFKAKPEAFASSYCANKMVQ; from the coding sequence ATGACCTGGAGAAAATTTAGCGGCGAAATCATTAATTCGCCCATCTTAGAAGAAGTAGAAAAGGCCATTGAGCGGGAAGCCGCCCTTGGCAACAAGCTCAAAGTATGTATTGGTACCGATTCGCAGGTAAAAGGAACAGTAACCGATTTTGCAACGGTAATTGTTTTTTTGCGTGAGCAACGCGGCGGATTCATGTTCATCCACCAGGAACGTACGGGGCAAAAAATGAGCATTAAGGAAAGAATGCTCTCTGAAGTTCAAAAATCAATTGACATTGCCTACAAACTTTGCGACCTGCTTGACCTGTATGATGTTGACCTGGAAGTACATGCCGACATTAACACCAATCCGATGTTTAAATCAAACCAGGCTTTGCACGAAGCTATGGGGTATATTTTAAGCATGGGCTTTGTGTTTAAAGCCAAGCCCGAAGCTTTTGCCAGTTCGTACTGCGCCAATAAAATGGTTCAGTAA
- a CDS encoding sulfurtransferase — protein sequence MSPLIEINDPAFAGANTILIDSRGGQDSYQRYLAGHLKNAIYADLDQHLAAKVTNASIGGRHPLPDVEAFAALLAAWGITPESRIIIYDDKSGAFSAARLWWMLRAIGHQQVQVLNGGLQAAIKANVVLSTGAHTPVPVKAYHTHGYYAGTVDIEEAGAAAQDENRLVIDVRETPRYLGQTEPIDQIAGHIPGAVNLPYVLNLDGNGKYLPAEILRSMYLDAIGDVAQDEVIVHCGSGVTACHTLLGMAYAGITEPKLYVGSWSEWSRRDLPMSTSERY from the coding sequence ATGTCGCCACTCATTGAAATCAACGATCCGGCTTTTGCCGGCGCTAACACCATTCTTATCGACTCCCGCGGAGGTCAGGATTCCTACCAGCGCTACCTGGCAGGGCATTTAAAAAATGCTATTTACGCAGATCTTGATCAACACCTTGCAGCCAAAGTTACCAATGCTTCCATAGGTGGGAGGCACCCCTTGCCCGATGTTGAGGCCTTTGCAGCTTTACTTGCTGCCTGGGGTATCACCCCCGAAAGCCGGATAATTATTTATGACGATAAATCAGGCGCCTTTAGTGCAGCACGCTTATGGTGGATGCTGAGAGCCATTGGACACCAGCAGGTGCAGGTACTAAACGGCGGATTACAGGCTGCCATTAAAGCCAATGTTGTTTTGAGCACAGGCGCGCACACCCCGGTGCCGGTTAAAGCATACCATACCCATGGTTATTATGCAGGCACCGTTGATATTGAGGAAGCGGGTGCTGCGGCACAAGATGAAAACAGGCTGGTTATTGATGTAAGGGAAACGCCGCGCTACCTAGGCCAAACTGAACCTATTGACCAGATTGCGGGACACATCCCCGGTGCTGTAAATTTGCCTTATGTTTTAAATTTGGACGGCAATGGCAAATACCTACCGGCCGAAATATTGCGCAGCATGTACCTGGACGCGATTGGGGACGTGGCACAGGATGAGGTGATTGTACACTGCGGATCGGGCGTTACCGCCTGCCATACACTTTTGGGCATGGCCTATGCCGGTATTACCGAACCTAAATTATATGTAGGCTCGTGGAGCGAATGGTCCAGGAGAGATCTGCCAATGTCAACAAGCGAGCGCTACTAA
- a CDS encoding GNAT family N-acetyltransferase: MEQIITRKARPGDLDVLLTFEQGIIAAERPFDPTLKEGEIHYYDIAWMITAPHVEIVVAELDNEIIGSGYARMEDSKVYLKHPKYCHLGFMYVKPEHRGKGVNHKILAALKQWAVSHNITELRLEVYNENLPARKAYEKAGFTPNLLEMRIGLT; this comes from the coding sequence ATGGAACAAATTATTACCAGGAAGGCACGGCCCGGTGACCTTGATGTATTATTAACCTTTGAGCAGGGAATCATAGCTGCAGAGCGCCCCTTTGACCCTACTTTAAAAGAAGGCGAGATCCATTACTATGATATAGCATGGATGATAACTGCACCCCACGTGGAGATTGTAGTAGCTGAACTCGATAATGAAATAATTGGTTCTGGCTATGCCCGGATGGAGGATTCAAAGGTGTATCTTAAACACCCTAAATACTGCCACCTTGGTTTTATGTACGTAAAGCCGGAGCATCGCGGTAAGGGTGTAAATCATAAAATATTAGCAGCCCTTAAACAATGGGCGGTGTCGCATAACATTACGGAATTAAGGCTGGAAGTTTATAACGAGAACCTGCCTGCCAGAAAAGCTTACGAAAAAGCCGGTTTCACACCCAATTTATTGGAAATGCGTATTGGATTAACGTAG
- a CDS encoding SRPBCC family protein: MKTYVLKTELAIPISLDKAWDFFSSPLNLAKITPKEMSFVVTSDYSADTKMYPGMIITYIISPLLGIKMNWMTEITHVKEGQYFVDEQRFGPYALWHHQHHFKDVEGGVIMTDILNYALPFGIIGRLGNAILVRKQIDQIFEYREKAIKELFGQMK; encoded by the coding sequence GTGAAAACATACGTTTTAAAAACCGAACTTGCAATCCCCATCAGCCTGGATAAGGCCTGGGATTTCTTCTCATCGCCATTAAACCTGGCAAAAATAACCCCAAAAGAAATGAGTTTTGTAGTAACGTCAGACTATTCTGCCGATACCAAAATGTACCCTGGGATGATTATCACTTACATAATTTCGCCGTTACTGGGGATAAAGATGAACTGGATGACCGAGATCACCCATGTAAAAGAAGGACAATACTTTGTTGACGAACAGCGTTTTGGCCCCTATGCCTTATGGCACCATCAGCATCACTTTAAAGATGTTGAAGGCGGCGTAATAATGACCGACATTTTGAATTATGCTCTCCCTTTTGGTATCATCGGGCGGCTTGGTAACGCAATTTTAGTTCGCAAACAAATTGACCAGATTTTTGAATACCGTGAAAAAGCGATCAAGGAATTGTTTGGGCAAATGAAGTAA
- a CDS encoding acetylxylan esterase, whose product MMLRFTNKLLAIACFLLMLAGTQQVFAQSDDSGTVNTIVTTNSNDGIFSSTASYTFEVKSTYNTIQQGHIKYVVTTEAGKKMKADSIRVKLAKQGSATYNFSIPGLKSGFYKINFMINVTDYDDTTRKAFGIRPEELRSQYGKPADFEAFWTKTRQELDNVKPEFKVTEMPDSSRDGRKVFLVEMKSLGGITIRGWLTEPSSKNKNKKFAVMLGLPGYQVDLKPLYGKDPDIAILSLNIRGQGNSRDVINVRRETYITLGIEDKNKYVLRGAIMDCIRAVDFICTRPELRHDNILAVGGSLGGYLSIATSGLDKRISFCSAANPILSDIRNLVPEVDWPFNDIKRYVNTRPGLTFEKVLDNMDYFDAKNFASDIKCPTLVGLGMVDNIAPPNTVYTLYNGIPSQKHLIIFRDLGHEIGKKYVVYEGRWMRDTFALF is encoded by the coding sequence ATGATGTTAAGATTTACAAATAAATTACTGGCTATTGCCTGTTTCCTGCTTATGCTGGCAGGGACTCAGCAGGTATTTGCGCAAAGCGACGACAGCGGTACTGTGAATACCATTGTTACTACCAACAGTAATGACGGCATTTTCAGTTCAACGGCATCTTATACATTTGAAGTTAAAAGTACTTACAATACCATTCAGCAGGGCCATATCAAATACGTGGTAACGACTGAAGCCGGTAAGAAAATGAAGGCCGATTCTATCCGTGTAAAATTAGCCAAGCAAGGCTCTGCAACTTATAATTTTAGCATTCCTGGCTTAAAATCGGGTTTTTATAAAATAAACTTCATGATCAATGTAACTGATTATGATGATACTACCCGGAAAGCTTTTGGCATAAGGCCGGAGGAGCTGCGGTCGCAATATGGAAAGCCAGCTGACTTTGAAGCGTTTTGGACAAAAACGCGCCAGGAACTGGATAATGTTAAACCCGAATTTAAAGTTACCGAAATGCCCGACTCCAGCAGAGACGGCCGTAAGGTGTTTTTGGTAGAAATGAAATCGCTTGGCGGTATAACCATCAGGGGCTGGCTGACCGAACCATCTTCGAAAAATAAGAATAAAAAATTCGCTGTGATGCTGGGGCTGCCCGGTTATCAGGTTGATTTAAAGCCTTTATATGGGAAAGATCCTGACATTGCTATACTTTCTTTAAATATCCGGGGGCAGGGAAATAGCCGCGATGTGATCAACGTGCGCAGGGAAACCTATATCACCCTGGGGATTGAGGATAAAAATAAATATGTGCTGCGAGGTGCCATTATGGATTGCATCCGCGCTGTTGATTTTATTTGCACTAGGCCCGAGCTCAGGCACGATAACATCCTGGCGGTTGGCGGCAGTTTGGGCGGATACCTTTCTATTGCAACTTCCGGGCTTGACAAACGTATAAGCTTTTGTTCGGCCGCTAATCCTATACTTAGCGATATCCGTAATTTGGTGCCCGAAGTTGACTGGCCGTTTAACGATATCAAACGATATGTTAACACAAGGCCTGGTTTAACTTTTGAAAAAGTGTTAGATAATATGGACTATTTTGATGCTAAAAACTTTGCATCTGATATAAAATGCCCAACGCTTGTTGGCTTGGGTATGGTTGATAATATTGCACCTCCAAATACGGTATATACACTTTACAACGGTATCCCGTCGCAAAAACACCTGATCATATTCAGGGATTTAGGGCACGAGATAGGCAAAAAGTACGTTGTATATGAGGGGCGCTGGATGCGGGATACTTTTGCATTGTTTTAA
- a CDS encoding acetylxylan esterase, which yields MKRISYLIILLFTGLLAFSLNVAAQPAETEETGDVVLKAIPKNKNAIFKSTEDISYKLNVTNNTNQFQKGQISYIITTDEGKKVSVDSVKLALNGNAGKNIQISIPRKNSGFYHIDFIVTLPDYDDTIRRVFGVNPEQIRSQLHKPADFDTFWRQTREQLAKVSPNYRVLERKDLSTVDKKVYAVEMHSYGDLLIRGWLVIPRDGKKFPVHYRVPGYVVTLKPNMDNDDFIAFDINVRGNGNSKDVINLGTDTYSVVNIDNKDRYIYRGVYMDCLRGLEFLYAHANLGIDTSKIFVEGGSQGGSLALITAALDKRVKLLTMQVPLYADIHDNYAISASYREQVFPFKVFRKYQATHTGFSWDKFFSVFDYYDPQNFAPMVKCPVLMGIGLLDKFCPPRCSMALYNHIGSGNKEFVCVPNSTHEVNFNYFMFQNLWLREQLRIP from the coding sequence ATGAAAAGGATCAGCTATTTAATTATATTGTTGTTTACAGGCCTGCTGGCATTTTCATTAAATGTTGCGGCGCAGCCTGCCGAAACGGAAGAAACAGGGGATGTCGTGCTGAAGGCGATCCCTAAAAATAAGAATGCTATCTTCAAAAGCACTGAAGATATCAGCTATAAATTAAACGTCACCAATAACACCAACCAGTTTCAAAAAGGGCAGATTTCGTACATCATTACAACGGATGAAGGTAAAAAGGTGTCGGTGGATTCAGTTAAACTGGCTCTTAACGGTAACGCCGGTAAAAATATCCAGATCAGCATACCCCGGAAGAATTCCGGCTTTTATCATATTGACTTTATTGTTACCCTGCCTGATTATGACGATACTATACGCCGTGTGTTTGGGGTAAACCCGGAGCAGATCAGGTCGCAGTTGCATAAGCCTGCAGATTTTGATACCTTTTGGAGGCAGACCCGCGAGCAGCTGGCTAAAGTGTCGCCAAATTACAGGGTACTGGAGCGTAAAGATCTTTCGACCGTTGATAAGAAGGTTTACGCCGTTGAAATGCATTCTTACGGAGATTTATTGATCAGGGGTTGGCTGGTGATTCCGCGCGATGGAAAGAAATTTCCGGTGCATTACCGGGTGCCCGGCTATGTGGTTACCTTAAAGCCCAACATGGATAATGACGACTTTATTGCTTTTGATATCAACGTTCGCGGAAACGGGAACAGCAAAGATGTGATCAACCTGGGTACCGATACCTATTCAGTAGTAAATATTGATAACAAAGACAGGTACATTTACCGGGGTGTTTATATGGATTGCCTGCGCGGACTCGAATTTTTATATGCACACGCCAACCTTGGCATTGACACCAGCAAGATTTTTGTAGAAGGCGGCAGCCAGGGGGGCTCATTGGCATTGATAACGGCAGCATTGGACAAACGTGTAAAGTTGCTAACCATGCAGGTGCCGCTGTATGCCGATATTCATGACAACTACGCCATCTCGGCATCTTACCGTGAGCAGGTGTTCCCCTTTAAAGTGTTCAGGAAATACCAGGCTACGCATACCGGTTTTTCGTGGGATAAGTTTTTCAGTGTTTTTGATTATTACGATCCGCAAAATTTTGCGCCCATGGTAAAGTGCCCGGTACTGATGGGAATAGGGCTGCTGGACAAGTTTTGTCCGCCGCGCTGCAGCATGGCGCTGTACAACCATATTGGGAGCGGTAATAAAGAATTTGTGTGTGTACCAAACTCCACACATGAGGTTAATTTTAATTATTTTATGTTTCAAAACCTGTGGTTACGCGAACAATTAAGGATCCCTTAG
- a CDS encoding acyltransferase family protein, whose amino-acid sequence MSQKSVQNYIPALTGVRAMAAYLVFISHFAYVFDGGFPQIIRRFLGEFHIGVSIFFVLSGFLITFRYYHSFHLTTDWFKQYLKNRVARIYPMYFLLTVAAFVYYFITKDQSITKGSSNPIGLLIMNVTFVRGFFYQYWDTGIAQGWSLTVEECFYFSAPIIFLIAKKYHKFYIQPVIITLFAIVMVFIFRNLNWHGFFGNFTFVMLFTFFGRCFEFFVGVQLARYVLKNGFVRANKISFTYGGFVLIFVCVFVMALQPVVKPWVAGLETPVGIITNNYFLCVMVALFFYGILTEDTIFKKLLARPFVELLGKSSYIFYLIHLGWMYNLIHDNINKLNDYIFTLYDKWGKDWHSPFEYDSLNLLLIFIVLNAVSICLFKLIEEPLNHYIRKSDFLIKYKPRPKGIED is encoded by the coding sequence TTGTCACAAAAGTCAGTACAAAATTATATTCCGGCCTTAACAGGAGTACGCGCAATGGCGGCTTACCTTGTTTTTATCTCCCATTTTGCTTACGTTTTTGACGGTGGTTTTCCGCAGATTATCCGGCGTTTTTTAGGGGAGTTCCATATTGGGGTGAGTATTTTTTTCGTGCTTTCCGGCTTTCTGATCACCTTCAGGTATTACCACAGCTTTCATTTAACTACTGACTGGTTTAAACAATATTTAAAAAATAGGGTGGCCCGTATTTACCCTATGTACTTCCTGCTTACAGTAGCAGCCTTTGTTTATTATTTTATCACCAAAGATCAAAGCATCACCAAGGGTTCCTCAAACCCTATAGGGCTGTTGATTATGAATGTGACGTTTGTGAGGGGCTTTTTTTACCAGTATTGGGATACCGGGATTGCGCAGGGCTGGAGTTTAACAGTAGAGGAATGCTTTTACTTTTCGGCACCCATTATTTTCTTAATCGCAAAAAAATACCACAAGTTTTATATCCAGCCGGTAATTATTACGCTGTTCGCCATTGTAATGGTATTCATTTTTCGCAACCTTAACTGGCATGGCTTTTTTGGCAACTTTACCTTTGTAATGCTATTCACCTTCTTTGGCAGGTGTTTTGAATTTTTTGTGGGTGTACAATTGGCGCGATACGTATTAAAAAATGGGTTTGTACGTGCTAATAAAATTAGTTTTACCTATGGCGGTTTTGTACTGATATTTGTTTGTGTGTTTGTAATGGCGCTTCAGCCTGTAGTTAAGCCATGGGTGGCAGGTTTGGAAACGCCGGTGGGCATTATTACCAATAATTACTTTTTATGTGTAATGGTGGCCTTGTTTTTTTACGGGATCCTTACGGAGGATACAATATTTAAAAAATTGCTGGCCAGGCCATTTGTAGAACTGCTGGGCAAAAGCTCATACATCTTTTACCTTATTCATTTGGGGTGGATGTATAACCTTATTCACGACAATATTAATAAACTAAATGATTACATATTTACGCTGTACGACAAGTGGGGTAAAGACTGGCATTCGCCGTTTGAGTACGATAGTTTAAACCTTCTGCTCATTTTTATCGTATTAAACGCCGTTTCGATATGTTTATTTAAACTAATTGAGGAACCGCTAAATCACTACATCCGTAAATCTGACTTTTTAATAAAGTATAAACCACGGCCCAAAGGCATTGAAGATTAA
- a CDS encoding response regulator transcription factor — MQTDRILIAIVDDHTLFRDGVASLMREFKELQVVFEAENGEQMQQMLTKHPLPQVILMDINMPVMDGYDATKWLREHYPQIRVLALSMFEEDKAVIRMIRSGAGGYVLKESKPRELLEAIKAINEKGVFVNEMVSGKLLRRVVGDSTPDFSRKEFEFLRLCCSELTYKEIAEQMFVSPRTVDNYREALFLKLNVKTRTGLVLYAIQNEIFKF; from the coding sequence ATGCAAACAGACCGGATACTAATAGCCATTGTTGACGACCATACGCTTTTCAGGGATGGCGTGGCTTCGCTTATGAGGGAATTTAAGGAGCTGCAAGTTGTTTTCGAAGCCGAAAATGGCGAACAAATGCAGCAAATGCTGACCAAGCATCCGCTGCCGCAGGTTATTTTAATGGATATAAACATGCCAGTGATGGATGGCTATGACGCCACGAAATGGCTTAGGGAGCATTACCCGCAAATAAGGGTTTTAGCGCTTAGCATGTTTGAAGAGGATAAGGCGGTGATCAGGATGATAAGGAGCGGAGCCGGGGGATATGTGTTAAAGGAATCAAAACCCAGGGAACTGTTGGAAGCTATAAAAGCCATTAATGAAAAAGGCGTGTTTGTTAACGAGATGGTTTCGGGGAAGTTGCTGCGCAGGGTAGTGGGCGACAGTACGCCTGATTTTTCGAGAAAGGAATTTGAATTTTTAAGGTTGTGTTGTTCCGAATTAACCTACAAAGAAATTGCCGAACAAATGTTTGTGAGTCCCCGCACAGTTGACAACTATCGAGAGGCCCTCTTTCTGAAATTAAATGTGAAAACCCGCACAGGCCTTGTGCTGTATGCTATCCAAAATGAAATATTTAAATTTTGA
- a CDS encoding sensor histidine kinase — MGNNEIKQLVITATLIFLMAPAFVLAYIFVYNKRKKMHIKEKALMQLTFDAEITKSQLEVQEQTMQTIGADLHDNIGQLLSLTSLTLNSIELENAPKARQKIDAAIDLTVRSIKEMRLLGKLLQGDQLIVLGLSEAIRHEINWIEKSGKYQVNYIIEGEMPAANSGDKDLILFRILQEVLNNIIKHAQATQLTIKLDYREPSLQLVVMDDGIGFNPDTLTAGQIGMGLQNIQKRAGIIGGYADISSHPDKGTTITVFIPYP; from the coding sequence ATGGGCAACAACGAGATCAAACAGTTAGTAATAACAGCCACGCTTATTTTTTTGATGGCGCCTGCTTTTGTATTGGCTTACATATTTGTTTACAATAAGCGCAAAAAAATGCATATAAAAGAAAAAGCCCTCATGCAGCTAACTTTCGATGCAGAGATTACCAAATCCCAGCTGGAAGTGCAGGAGCAAACCATGCAAACCATTGGTGCCGATCTGCATGATAATATTGGCCAGCTGCTGAGCCTTACCTCGTTAACGCTCAATTCAATTGAGCTGGAAAACGCGCCGAAAGCCAGGCAAAAAATTGATGCGGCTATTGATTTGACGGTCCGTTCTATTAAGGAAATGCGCCTGCTGGGAAAATTACTACAGGGCGATCAGCTGATAGTGCTGGGTTTATCCGAAGCCATCCGGCATGAAATTAACTGGATAGAGAAATCCGGAAAGTACCAGGTTAACTACATCATTGAAGGAGAAATGCCTGCTGCTAATAGCGGTGACAAGGACCTGATTCTGTTCCGGATCTTACAGGAAGTACTCAATAATATTATAAAGCACGCACAGGCCACGCAGCTGACTATCAAGTTGGATTACAGGGAGCCATCACTGCAATTAGTAGTGATGGACGATGGGATTGGTTTTAATCCTGATACCTTGACTGCCGGACAAATAGGTATGGGTCTGCAGAACATTCAAAAAAGGGCCGGGATTATTGGAGGGTACGCTGATATTAGCTCACACCCGGATAAAGGAACTACGATCACTGTTTTTATACCATATCCATAA